A portion of the Bacteroidetes Order II. bacterium genome contains these proteins:
- a CDS encoding 2-oxoacid:ferredoxin oxidoreductase subunit beta translates to MQKNGNMPTLSEKPAVGRMFGGDGANAEAKLTASSFKTDQDIRWCPGCGDYSILAQTQRIMPDLGIPREKTVFLSGIGCSSRFPYYMNTYGFHSIHGRAPAFATGLKTARPELDVWLITGDGDALSIGGNHLIHLLRRNLNIQVLLFNNQIYGLTKGQYSPTSEQGKVTKSTPYGSLDHPFNPSAVALGADGTFVARSLDRDPKHMQAMLKRAHAHTGTSLVEVYQNCNIFNDGAFFEFTESASKPFRSLFVEHGKPLLFDNGKKGIRLEGLKPKVVSLEEGGVSADDCIVYDETSRELATMITRMFDATMPRPFGVFYVENRPTYDQQVAEQMEEVLQKRGKGRLASLLNSGDTWEVQ, encoded by the coding sequence ATGCAAAAAAATGGTAACATGCCCACCCTTTCGGAAAAACCCGCTGTGGGTCGAATGTTCGGTGGCGATGGGGCAAATGCGGAGGCCAAACTAACCGCCAGCAGTTTTAAGACGGATCAGGATATTCGGTGGTGCCCAGGCTGTGGTGACTACTCTATCTTGGCACAAACCCAGCGCATCATGCCAGACCTTGGCATACCGCGTGAAAAAACAGTCTTTTTGTCGGGAATTGGTTGCTCCAGTCGGTTTCCGTATTACATGAACACCTATGGCTTCCATTCCATACACGGACGTGCGCCCGCCTTTGCAACAGGCCTTAAAACAGCACGGCCAGAGTTGGATGTCTGGCTGATTACCGGCGATGGCGACGCCCTCTCTATCGGTGGCAACCACCTTATTCACCTTTTGCGCCGCAACCTTAATATTCAGGTTTTGCTTTTTAATAACCAGATTTATGGACTCACCAAAGGCCAATACAGCCCGACCTCCGAACAAGGAAAGGTAACCAAATCCACGCCATATGGCTCCTTAGACCATCCGTTTAACCCTTCGGCGGTAGCGCTTGGCGCCGACGGCACCTTTGTGGCCCGTTCGCTAGACCGAGACCCTAAGCACATGCAGGCGATGTTGAAGCGCGCCCATGCCCATACGGGTACTTCATTGGTTGAGGTTTATCAAAATTGTAATATTTTTAATGACGGAGCTTTTTTCGAGTTTACCGAATCTGCCTCTAAGCCTTTCCGGTCGCTCTTTGTGGAACACGGCAAACCCCTGCTGTTCGATAATGGCAAAAAGGGGATCCGTTTAGAAGGCTTAAAACCCAAGGTGGTCTCTTTGGAAGAAGGGGGGGTTTCTGCAGACGACTGTATTGTTTATGATGAAACCAGCCGTGAACTGGCCACGATGATCACACGGATGTTCGACGCAACCATGCCCCGGCCTTTTGGGGTATTTTATGTGGAGAACCGTCCTACCTATGACCAGCAGGTGGCGGAACAAATGGAAGAAGTCCTTCAAAAGCGTGGAAAAGGCCGTTTGGCTTCCTTGCTCAACAGCGGGGATACGTGGGAAGTCCAATAA
- a CDS encoding oxidoreductase, whose translation MKTAVVMGGTGLVGRHLVDLLLADDQYSRVILLVRKPSGQIHPKLKEQIINFEQLDFQTPTDEVFCCIGTTIKAAGTQAAQYRVEVDYPVQLAQQALAHGARQFLIVTSTGADPKSRIFYNRMKGEVEQKLSKIGYPILHILRPSLLLGNRAEHRPGEAFATHFAYWTSWIMVGPLRRYRAIEAKKVAQALKNLAQHKQTGTFFHESEVLQGSDKQ comes from the coding sequence ATGAAAACAGCTGTTGTCATGGGCGGAACGGGCTTAGTTGGCCGCCACTTGGTGGATTTGTTGCTGGCTGACGATCAGTATAGTCGTGTGATTTTATTGGTGCGGAAACCTTCCGGCCAAATCCACCCCAAATTAAAGGAGCAAATCATAAACTTTGAGCAATTGGACTTTCAAACGCCCACAGACGAGGTGTTTTGTTGTATTGGAACCACCATCAAGGCGGCAGGCACGCAAGCGGCGCAATACCGCGTGGAAGTGGACTACCCCGTCCAATTGGCACAACAAGCCTTGGCACACGGCGCACGGCAATTCCTGATTGTTACTTCAACGGGGGCAGATCCAAAATCGCGTATCTTTTACAATCGCATGAAAGGAGAAGTAGAGCAAAAATTATCAAAAATAGGCTATCCTATACTGCACATATTACGCCCTTCTTTGCTACTCGGAAACCGTGCAGAGCACCGTCCCGGAGAAGCCTTTGCAACACACTTCGCCTACTGGACAAGTTGGATCATGGTGGGACCGCTACGACGGTATCGCGCAATTGAGGCTAAAAAAGTGGCACAAGCCCTAAAAAATTTAGCCCAACATAAGCAAACAGGCACTTTTTTCCATGAATCGGAAGTGTTACAAGGCTCTGATAAGCAATAA
- a CDS encoding helix-turn-helix transcriptional regulator: MTSLKPQASSLKPQASSLNLTIKEGLNKSKLSILEEEELLHAVIEGYLALLLQQILPIECPAKIKEFYLLLLRNLFNGYRISEAKAECGFQDQNFSRLFAKWVGMKPKEFCSEHTMAVGAFLLCETSCSIGEIALALGFQNQDAFGKAIKRKYGVGPVQLRLQSK; this comes from the coding sequence ATGACAAGCCTCAAGCCTCAAGCCTCAAGCCTCAAGCCTCAAGCCTCAAGCCTCAACTTGACAATAAAAGAAGGCTTAAACAAATCTAAGCTTAGCATTCTTGAAGAAGAAGAACTTTTACATGCTGTTATTGAAGGATATCTTGCTCTTCTTTTACAACAAATTCTCCCGATTGAATGCCCAGCCAAGATTAAAGAATTCTACCTCCTATTATTACGAAATCTTTTTAATGGATACCGAATCAGTGAAGCCAAGGCCGAATGTGGTTTCCAAGACCAAAACTTTTCCCGCTTATTCGCAAAATGGGTTGGGATGAAACCAAAAGAATTCTGTTCAGAACATACAATGGCTGTTGGGGCATTCTTGCTGTGCGAAACGTCTTGTAGCATTGGTGAGATTGCCTTAGCACTTGGCTTCCAAAACCAAGATGCCTTTGGAAAGGCGATCAAACGCAAGTATGGGGTTGGGCCGGTCCAACTTAGGTTGCAATCCAAATAA
- a CDS encoding tetratricopeptide repeat protein, whose product MTHPKILNYWIIQLRTMNRFTTHISWVLLPFLVLGMFFFVAACQTGSDDADLSSAPNPFKNLGASFVGDESCATCHEDLVARYESHGMANSFYALTDANTVENFGTAPIFHEATGYYYRPFREGGKFFQEEYRMENGEKTTSLIREMNYVVGSGTAARTYITVENGRHYELPLTWYTQEKKWSFSPGYQEKNARFSREIPDRCMACHNSYPESVPFVEGKYTKMPQGISCERCHGPGSLHVEERTADPDIKGTDYTIVNPKHLSLDRRLDVCQQCHLHGPVSLLREGVKAFDFRPSMVLSTHVSVFKVANADANGQISVVSHADRMKESACFIGAISTKKPMDCTTCHDPHEGFRKKGTDYFNKQCLSCHPAAALPAKVAVNEKTNHQTTSNCISCHMPKTQTADAPHSSFTDHLVRVVRSGKVRYEESVKTGPIELKPHFPDKSPEADIYAGMAYMVYGRRMDREDLLQKGIDLLRERLPNFPKMGEAMFSLGYALFLQGAFDEAISWMEKANAQNSGIPERLNGLAQAYEAAGRPANEAEKLYRKALEIQPAAANIRTNLGRLLETQGRLNEAIEAYKAAVVEDPWQTEANYNLGTLFFKQNNAAEAEKYLLQAVRLNPDHLNGLGNLGVLFAKRGALKEAEQMFRRTTRLNPNNAAMLNNLASLYIQTNRFAEAKPLLEQSAQLVPNNAATMGTLAAVYYQIGRKADAVAMAKRTLTIDPSNGMAQQVLQAP is encoded by the coding sequence ATGACGCATCCGAAAATCCTAAATTATTGGATCATTCAATTGCGCACTATGAATCGTTTTACCACTCACATTTCTTGGGTACTGCTCCCCTTCTTGGTGTTGGGGATGTTTTTTTTCGTCGCAGCCTGTCAGACAGGATCGGATGACGCTGACCTTTCGTCGGCCCCTAATCCCTTTAAAAACCTTGGCGCATCCTTTGTTGGTGACGAATCCTGTGCCACTTGCCACGAAGACTTGGTGGCCCGCTACGAGTCGCACGGGATGGCTAACTCGTTTTATGCCTTGACGGATGCGAATACGGTCGAAAACTTTGGTACTGCCCCCATTTTCCACGAGGCCACTGGTTATTATTACCGCCCGTTCCGTGAAGGTGGAAAGTTTTTTCAGGAAGAATACCGTATGGAAAATGGAGAAAAGACTACTTCTCTTATACGTGAGATGAACTATGTGGTGGGAAGCGGTACAGCAGCACGCACCTATATTACCGTAGAGAATGGCCGACATTATGAACTTCCGCTCACATGGTACACCCAAGAAAAAAAATGGTCTTTCAGCCCCGGATACCAAGAAAAAAACGCTCGTTTCAGCCGCGAGATACCCGATCGTTGCATGGCCTGCCATAATTCGTATCCGGAAAGCGTACCTTTTGTTGAAGGGAAATACACAAAAATGCCACAGGGAATCAGTTGTGAGCGCTGCCATGGGCCCGGTTCGCTGCACGTTGAAGAACGGACGGCAGATCCGGATATTAAAGGGACCGATTATACCATTGTAAATCCCAAACACCTTTCTTTAGACCGCCGATTAGATGTCTGTCAGCAATGCCATTTACATGGCCCCGTTTCGCTCTTGCGCGAAGGCGTAAAAGCCTTTGATTTCCGCCCTTCGATGGTATTATCCACCCATGTTTCGGTATTTAAAGTGGCCAATGCAGATGCAAATGGCCAAATTTCGGTGGTATCTCATGCCGATCGGATGAAAGAAAGTGCTTGCTTTATAGGCGCTATATCCACCAAGAAGCCAATGGATTGTACCACTTGCCACGATCCACACGAGGGTTTTAGGAAAAAAGGGACCGATTATTTTAATAAGCAATGCCTTTCGTGCCACCCTGCAGCAGCCTTACCCGCAAAAGTGGCTGTGAATGAAAAAACAAACCATCAGACCACCTCAAATTGTATCTCGTGTCATATGCCAAAGACGCAAACTGCCGATGCGCCGCACTCTTCATTCACAGATCATTTGGTGCGTGTGGTTCGTTCAGGCAAAGTGCGGTACGAGGAGTCGGTAAAGACTGGCCCGATTGAACTAAAGCCTCACTTTCCAGACAAGTCTCCCGAAGCCGACATTTATGCGGGCATGGCGTATATGGTTTATGGCCGTCGGATGGACCGAGAAGATTTGTTACAGAAAGGCATTGACTTGCTCAGGGAGCGCCTGCCAAACTTCCCCAAGATGGGTGAAGCCATGTTCTCGCTGGGTTATGCACTTTTTCTTCAGGGCGCATTCGATGAGGCCATTTCGTGGATGGAAAAGGCCAACGCCCAGAACAGTGGCATTCCGGAACGGCTGAATGGACTGGCACAAGCCTACGAGGCCGCTGGAAGACCGGCCAATGAGGCCGAAAAACTATACCGTAAGGCGTTGGAAATACAACCTGCCGCAGCCAATATCCGCACCAATTTGGGACGTTTGCTGGAAACCCAAGGAAGACTAAACGAAGCAATTGAGGCATACAAGGCCGCCGTTGTAGAAGACCCGTGGCAAACCGAAGCCAACTATAACCTTGGAACGCTTTTCTTTAAACAAAATAATGCCGCAGAGGCCGAAAAATACCTGTTGCAGGCGGTACGACTCAATCCGGATCACCTCAATGGCTTGGGGAATCTGGGAGTTTTGTTTGCGAAGAGAGGCGCCCTAAAAGAAGCCGAACAAATGTTCCGGCGTACTACGCGCCTGAATCCAAATAATGCGGCCATGCTAAATAATTTGGCCTCGCTTTATATCCAAACCAACCGCTTCGCAGAAGCCAAACCGCTTTTGGAACAATCGGCACAATTGGTTCCAAATAATGCAGCAACCATGGGAACCTTGGCTGCTGTTTATTACCAGATAGGACGTAAAGCAGATGCTGTTGCGATGGCAAAACGTACTTTGACGATTGACCCTAGCAACGGAATGGCCCAACAAGTCTTACAAGCCCCCTAA
- a CDS encoding permease has product MFDWIQHFADWLIYSVFGLGTETRLGTSLNFFVYDSLKILILLFLIVFLMGIVNAYLPIEKLKNFLNRKKLYGLEYLFASIFGAITPFCSCSSVPLFIGFVQSGIPLGVTFAFLITSPLVNEVAIAMFIGMFGIKATIIYAASGILLGTFGGWFLGKLDLVPLLSDWVKKILENKMQQGEYEEEKLTFRQRLPEITRGAWDIVKGVVLYVIIGIGIGAAMHGYVPENFFGQYLGGGQWWTVPLAVIVAVPMYANAAGIVPVIQVFVTKGVPLGTGIAFMMATVGLSIPEATLLKKVMTMKLIAIYFGVVTLFIILSGFLFNILL; this is encoded by the coding sequence ATGTTTGATTGGATACAACATTTCGCTGACTGGCTCATTTACTCCGTTTTTGGTTTAGGTACAGAAACCCGTTTGGGAACGTCACTTAATTTCTTTGTGTACGACTCATTGAAAATTCTCATTCTGTTGTTTTTGATTGTGTTTTTAATGGGCATTGTGAATGCTTATTTACCCATTGAAAAACTCAAGAATTTTCTAAATAGAAAAAAATTGTATGGCTTAGAATATTTGTTTGCTTCCATATTTGGAGCCATAACACCTTTTTGCTCTTGTTCTTCCGTACCCTTATTCATCGGTTTTGTACAAAGTGGTATCCCTTTAGGAGTAACTTTTGCTTTTCTGATTACTTCGCCTTTGGTGAATGAAGTAGCCATTGCAATGTTTATTGGAATGTTTGGGATAAAAGCAACCATCATTTACGCAGCATCAGGTATTTTATTGGGTACGTTTGGCGGTTGGTTTTTGGGCAAACTCGACCTTGTACCTTTGCTTTCTGATTGGGTTAAGAAAATTTTGGAAAACAAAATGCAACAAGGCGAATATGAAGAAGAAAAATTGACTTTTCGCCAACGATTACCTGAAATTACTCGTGGTGCTTGGGATATCGTAAAAGGTGTTGTTTTGTATGTGATAATCGGTATTGGTATTGGAGCGGCAATGCACGGTTATGTTCCCGAAAACTTTTTTGGGCAATATTTAGGTGGTGGACAATGGTGGACAGTTCCGCTTGCCGTAATTGTTGCAGTGCCTATGTATGCCAATGCCGCAGGAATTGTCCCTGTGATTCAAGTTTTTGTTACTAAAGGTGTCCCACTTGGAACTGGAATTGCTTTTATGATGGCAACCGTTGGATTGTCAATACCAGAAGCCACACTACTTAAAAAAGTAATGACAATGAAATTGATAGCAATCTACTTTGGGGTGGTTACATTATTCATCATCCTTTCAGGATTCTTATTTAACATCTTATTATGA
- a CDS encoding YpdA family putative bacillithiol disulfide reductase — protein sequence MYDIVIIGAGPLGLACGIAAKRAGLSHLILEKGALVHSFVGYPTDLEFFSTPELLEIGGIPFTTRHYKPVRAEALEYYRHVVRVEELNIRLYERVIEIGGEVGGFGIQTEKGLYEAKDVVIATGFFDCPNPLEVPGSGLPKVIHYYKEPFAYAQQKVVVIGAKNSAAKAALDLYRHGAEVTLVIRGAEVSDKVKYWIKPDLENRIQDGSIKAYYYSTIQEIAEQHIVVNTPNGLTRMENDWVFAMTGYRPDFEMLRHFGLAFESDVWQTPIHNRETMESNRAGVYLAGVVCGGLRTNVWFIENSRIHADMIVADILKKRVLA from the coding sequence ATGTACGATATAGTAATCATTGGAGCCGGGCCATTGGGTCTTGCCTGCGGGATTGCCGCCAAGCGCGCCGGGCTTTCGCATCTGATCCTCGAAAAAGGGGCTTTGGTACATTCGTTTGTTGGTTATCCCACCGACTTGGAATTTTTCTCCACGCCAGAATTGTTAGAAATTGGCGGCATCCCCTTTACCACCCGCCATTATAAACCGGTCCGTGCGGAGGCTTTGGAATACTACCGTCATGTGGTACGGGTGGAAGAGCTGAACATCCGATTATACGAGCGGGTCATTGAAATTGGTGGAGAAGTAGGTGGATTTGGCATCCAAACCGAAAAAGGATTATACGAGGCAAAAGATGTGGTCATTGCTACGGGTTTTTTTGATTGCCCAAATCCATTAGAGGTGCCGGGAAGCGGTCTTCCTAAAGTTATTCACTACTACAAAGAGCCTTTTGCCTATGCCCAACAAAAAGTAGTGGTAATTGGTGCCAAAAACTCTGCTGCAAAGGCGGCACTAGACCTTTACCGACATGGTGCGGAAGTAACATTGGTGATTCGAGGAGCGGAAGTTTCGGATAAGGTGAAATATTGGATTAAGCCGGATTTGGAGAATAGGATTCAAGATGGATCCATCAAAGCCTATTATTATTCGACCATACAGGAAATTGCCGAACAGCATATCGTAGTAAATACACCCAATGGATTGACCCGAATGGAGAACGATTGGGTTTTTGCCATGACAGGCTATCGGCCAGACTTCGAGATGCTACGTCATTTTGGATTGGCGTTCGAGTCGGACGTTTGGCAGACGCCGATCCACAACCGCGAAACCATGGAGAGCAACCGCGCTGGTGTTTATCTGGCGGGTGTGGTGTGTGGCGGATTGCGCACCAATGTCTGGTTTATTGAAAATAGCCGCATTCATGCCGATATGATTGTGGCAGATATTCTTAAAAAGCGCGTCCTGGCTTAG
- the apaG gene encoding Co2+/Mg2+ efflux protein ApaG, whose amino-acid sequence MIKYAETTQAITVTVRPLYLDGRSDFFSRRFVFAYFIEVTNHSTATVQLLSRKWRIDHGNNRIDFVEGEGVVGQQPVIEPGETHAYNSFCILETLKGKMEGAYRMERENGEQFWVNVPVFELIANAN is encoded by the coding sequence ATGATCAAGTACGCCGAAACAACCCAAGCCATAACGGTCACGGTACGTCCCCTCTATCTGGATGGCCGATCCGACTTCTTTAGCCGCCGATTTGTATTTGCTTACTTTATCGAGGTGACGAATCATAGCACGGCCACCGTTCAACTGCTCAGCCGGAAATGGCGGATAGATCACGGCAATAACCGGATAGATTTCGTGGAGGGCGAAGGCGTGGTAGGACAACAACCCGTTATCGAACCCGGAGAAACCCATGCCTACAATAGTTTCTGCATCCTCGAAACCCTTAAAGGTAAAATGGAGGGGGCATATCGGATGGAACGGGAAAATGGAGAGCAATTTTGGGTAAATGTACCTGTGTTTGAGTTAATTGCAAATGCCAATTAA
- a CDS encoding DinB family protein translates to MEGLKNYVAESFEKLKSIVEKQSDEDWESSITTKQFGTKTKAEAFGRIVSHTAYHAGQLAIINKYETI, encoded by the coding sequence TTGGAAGGCTTAAAAAACTATGTAGCTGAATCTTTTGAAAAACTGAAATCAATAGTGGAGAAGCAATCAGACGAAGATTGGGAAAGCTCCATCACTACAAAACAATTTGGAACAAAAACCAAAGCAGAAGCCTTTGGCAGAATTGTTTCACATACGGCTTACCACGCAGGTCAATTGGCAATTATTAATAAATACGAAACCATTTAA
- a CDS encoding rhodanese-like domain-containing protein, with protein sequence MENQNLVKEICPTTTQEWVKSGALLVDVREKDEVRELAYDVPNIINIPLSEFEERFNEIPKDKDVVMVCKGGGRSLRAAGFLVNHGYDKVVNMQHGIARWVQKDFPIKGNTSIVSGSDSCCSTSGCC encoded by the coding sequence ATGGAAAATCAAAATTTAGTAAAAGAAATTTGCCCAACGACTACTCAAGAATGGGTGAAAAGCGGAGCGTTATTGGTTGATGTCCGTGAAAAAGATGAAGTAAGAGAATTGGCTTATGATGTGCCTAATATTATTAATATTCCGCTAAGTGAATTTGAAGAACGCTTTAATGAAATCCCCAAGGATAAAGATGTGGTAATGGTTTGCAAAGGTGGTGGCAGAAGTTTAAGAGCGGCAGGTTTTTTAGTAAATCACGGTTATGATAAAGTTGTGAATATGCAACACGGTATTGCTCGTTGGGTGCAAAAGGACTTTCCGATTAAAGGGAATACATCTATAGTTTCAGGCAGTGATTCTTGTTGTTCAACTTCGGGTTGTTGCTAA
- a CDS encoding 2-oxoacid:acceptor oxidoreductase subunit alpha: MEVAIQKPVTSLDEVTILFAGDSGDGMQLTGTQFTLATALALNDLATLPDFPAEIRAPQGTTYGVSAFQIHFGSKDIHTPGDEVNLLVAMNPAALKVNLHRVRKGGTLLVNSNAFGKRDLDLAKYTENPLENSSLDGFQVIKVPFTTLTYEALKPYGLDKKTMDRTKNMFALGLCLWMYSRPIEPIQKLIAQKFSKKPQIVEINTTVLQKGWNYGETTEAIAVRYIVKPSTQLPKGTYRSIHGNEAIALGLAAVADCGDLDVLYASYPITPASDILHQVSGLKHFGIKTIQAEDEIAAVGAAIGASFGGVLGVTGTSGPGLALKMEAIGLAVMTELPLVVINVQRGGPSTGLPTKTEQADLLQAMYGRNGEAPVCVLAASTPGDCFYMTYEACRIASKYMTPVILLTDGYLANGAEPWLIPQVETLRPFASPFATTPNATVNDQSVFHPYVRDPETLARPWAKPGTPGLEHRIGGIEKADGVGNVSYDPDNHHFMVKRRAEKVQRIQQEIPTTEIFGDATGELLVVGWGGTRGAIEAAVSNLREKGLRVSAIHLRHLNPLPPDLSDIFKGFRQYLVPELNNGQLVRILRDQYLLNFIPYDKIQGQPFKSSEIEGKILEMVSS, encoded by the coding sequence ATGGAAGTAGCAATACAGAAACCCGTAACATCGCTCGACGAAGTAACCATTCTTTTTGCCGGAGATTCTGGCGACGGGATGCAACTCACGGGCACGCAATTTACCCTCGCCACAGCGCTTGCGCTCAATGATTTGGCCACTCTTCCGGATTTTCCCGCCGAAATTCGCGCACCACAAGGGACTACCTACGGGGTCTCGGCCTTCCAGATCCATTTTGGCTCTAAAGACATCCATACCCCTGGAGACGAGGTAAATCTTTTGGTAGCCATGAACCCCGCTGCATTAAAAGTAAACCTGCATCGGGTTCGTAAGGGCGGCACGTTGCTGGTAAACAGCAATGCTTTTGGTAAACGGGATTTAGACTTGGCGAAATATACTGAAAATCCACTTGAAAACAGTTCATTGGATGGATTTCAGGTGATTAAAGTTCCTTTCACCACCTTGACGTATGAAGCCCTTAAGCCCTATGGACTGGACAAGAAGACGATGGATCGAACCAAAAACATGTTTGCTTTAGGGTTATGTTTATGGATGTATTCACGTCCGATCGAACCGATTCAAAAACTGATTGCCCAGAAGTTTTCGAAAAAGCCTCAGATTGTTGAAATTAACACAACCGTTTTACAAAAAGGTTGGAATTATGGCGAGACCACCGAGGCCATTGCCGTTCGATATATCGTCAAGCCTTCCACGCAACTTCCCAAAGGGACTTATCGCTCCATTCACGGCAATGAAGCCATTGCCCTTGGTCTTGCGGCTGTTGCAGACTGTGGCGATCTTGACGTGCTCTATGCCTCATACCCAATCACGCCGGCCTCCGACATTCTGCACCAAGTTTCTGGTTTGAAGCATTTTGGCATCAAGACCATACAGGCGGAAGATGAAATTGCGGCGGTGGGGGCTGCAATCGGTGCCAGTTTTGGTGGGGTACTGGGTGTAACAGGTACTTCGGGTCCAGGGTTGGCCCTCAAAATGGAGGCCATTGGGTTGGCCGTTATGACCGAGTTACCACTTGTGGTGATCAATGTTCAGCGGGGCGGCCCCTCTACGGGTTTGCCCACGAAAACGGAACAGGCAGATTTATTGCAGGCGATGTATGGCCGGAATGGAGAAGCCCCCGTTTGTGTTTTGGCTGCTTCTACGCCCGGCGACTGTTTTTATATGACTTACGAAGCCTGTCGGATTGCCTCTAAATACATGACGCCCGTGATTTTGCTCACCGATGGCTATCTGGCGAATGGGGCAGAACCGTGGTTAATTCCCCAAGTAGAAACCCTTCGTCCGTTTGCGTCTCCTTTTGCCACTACGCCCAACGCCACGGTGAACGACCAATCGGTCTTTCATCCTTACGTCCGAGACCCTGAAACCCTTGCCCGTCCTTGGGCCAAGCCCGGAACGCCCGGATTAGAGCACCGCATTGGCGGTATCGAAAAGGCAGACGGTGTGGGGAACGTAAGTTATGATCCCGACAACCACCACTTTATGGTAAAAAGGCGGGCCGAAAAGGTGCAGCGCATCCAACAGGAAATTCCGACTACCGAAATTTTTGGAGACGCCACCGGCGAACTCTTGGTTGTGGGTTGGGGCGGAACCCGTGGTGCCATCGAAGCAGCGGTGAGCAACTTGCGCGAAAAAGGGCTTCGTGTTTCGGCGATTCACTTGCGGCACTTAAACCCTTTACCCCCCGACCTATCCGACATTTTTAAGGGTTTCCGCCAGTATTTGGTGCCGGAGTTGAACAACGGGCAGTTGGTACGGATTTTACGGGATCAGTATCTCCTGAATTTTATACCATACGACAAAATTCAAGGCCAGCCCTTTAAATCCTCCGAAATTGAAGGAAAAATTTTAGAAATGGTGTCCTCATGA
- a CDS encoding thioredoxin family protein, translating to MTQIKVLGPGCPKCKTTYSNVLEALKHTSI from the coding sequence ATGACACAGATAAAAGTATTAGGACCAGGTTGCCCAAAGTGCAAAACCACCTACAGCAATGTGCTTGAAGCACTCAAACATACCAGCATTTAA
- a CDS encoding SRPBCC family protein — MDNKITVTTTINAYAKKVWDCYTNPKHIVNWNFADPSWHCPTATNDMKVGGVYKARMEAKDGSFGFDFEAVYTEIHNGESFAYEFGGRQASVVFKEQNGQTTVNVTFDPETQNPVEMQQQGWQAILNNFKNYTEQS, encoded by the coding sequence ATGGACAATAAAATAACGGTAACGACAACCATAAATGCATACGCAAAGAAAGTTTGGGACTGTTACACAAACCCGAAACACATTGTAAATTGGAATTTTGCCGACCCAAGCTGGCATTGTCCGACTGCTACGAATGATATGAAAGTTGGAGGTGTTTACAAAGCAAGAATGGAAGCCAAAGACGGAAGTTTTGGCTTTGACTTTGAAGCCGTTTATACAGAAATACACAATGGTGAAAGTTTTGCCTATGAATTTGGTGGGCGACAAGCTTCAGTCGTGTTCAAAGAGCAAAACGGGCAGACCACAGTTAATGTAACTTTTGACCCCGAAACGCAAAATCCAGTTGAAATGCAACAACAAGGTTGGCAAGCGATTTTAAATAACTTCAAAAATTATACAGAACAAAGTTAA
- a CDS encoding VOC family protein, translating into MKVQQKITPCLWVEKDAKAVADYYLSIFKDGKLKDYQKFKNPPEFGGQEFDTAIMEIAGVEFSILAAGPLFTFNEAVSFVINTEDQAETDYFWKALTTNGGEEGVCGWCKDKYGLSWQVVPVEYVELINSEDPAVKEKALTNTFKMKKLILSELK; encoded by the coding sequence ATGAAAGTTCAACAAAAAATTACACCTTGCCTTTGGGTTGAAAAAGACGCAAAAGCAGTAGCAGATTATTACCTATCTATTTTCAAAGACGGTAAATTGAAAGACTATCAGAAATTTAAAAATCCGCCTGAATTTGGAGGACAAGAATTTGACACCGCAATAATGGAAATTGCAGGAGTAGAATTTTCCATTCTTGCAGCAGGACCATTATTTACATTTAATGAAGCTGTTTCTTTCGTAATCAATACCGAAGACCAAGCCGAAACCGATTATTTTTGGAAGGCTTTGACAACTAATGGAGGCGAAGAAGGTGTTTGTGGTTGGTGCAAAGACAAGTATGGTTTATCGTGGCAAGTAGTTCCTGTTGAATATGTTGAACTTATTAATAGTGAAGACCCTGCAGTAAAAGAAAAAGCATTGACGAACACTTTTAAAATGAAAAAACTGATTCTATCGGAACTTAAATAA
- a CDS encoding thioredoxin family protein — translation MMKYNVLTTPVLMIDDQIKIKGRVAQVNEIIELLKK, via the coding sequence ATGATGAAGTACAATGTGCTCACCACGCCAGTATTGATGATTGATGACCAAATCAAAATCAAAGGCAGGGTTGCACAAGTGAACGAAATTATTGAACTCTTGAAGAAATAA